One window of Hymenobacter sp. BRD128 genomic DNA carries:
- a CDS encoding S-adenosylmethionine decarboxylase family protein — protein MTTAPLPLAPPRALPPPYAPGLHVLATFGAPAARLQDAAGSQLFFRHLIARLGLTSVGEVYHTFAGSGGFTAVLALTESHLSIHTWPEHGLATFDVFLSNFRQDNHATVRRVYQETLAFFAGEERAYAEVLR, from the coding sequence GTGACGACCGCTCCTTTGCCGCTAGCCCCGCCGCGCGCTTTGCCGCCACCCTACGCCCCTGGCCTGCACGTGCTGGCCACGTTTGGGGCGCCCGCCGCCCGGCTGCAGGATGCCGCGGGCAGCCAGCTGTTTTTTCGCCACCTGATAGCCCGGCTCGGCCTCACCAGCGTGGGCGAAGTCTACCACACGTTTGCCGGCAGCGGCGGCTTCACGGCGGTGCTGGCCCTCACCGAGTCGCACCTGAGCATTCATACCTGGCCCGAGCACGGGCTGGCCACGTTCGACGTGTTTTTGTCGAATTTTCGGCAAGACAACCACGCCACCGTGCGCCGCGTGTACCAGGAAACGCTGGCCTTTTTTGCGGGCGAAGAACGAGCTTACGCCGAAGTGCTGCGATGA
- a CDS encoding DUF350 domain-containing protein — translation MEYLNPKALTASIVYSLLGIAILVVSFYLFNKLTPGTMRREILEEHNTALAIMSAAFMLAVALIISAAIHG, via the coding sequence ATGGAATATCTCAACCCTAAGGCCCTCACCGCCTCCATCGTGTACTCGCTGCTGGGCATCGCTATTCTGGTGGTCAGCTTTTATTTGTTTAACAAGCTGACGCCGGGCACCATGCGCCGCGAAATTCTGGAAGAGCACAACACGGCCCTGGCCATTATGAGCGCGGCGTTTATGCTGGCCGTGGCCCTTATCATCAGCGCCGCCATTCATGGGTGA
- a CDS encoding M4 family metallopeptidase: MSAATLPHLASAQDGRVSLKELGRDGQPTFIQLSPAGRAAARAVDGELVIRQQLALSTNDQLKPARVETDQLGFSHQKFEQYYKGVKVEHATYTAHSRGGQIETLSGDFEKIGTVNVAPALSAEAALAKAMTFVGAKKYMWQDAREEAGLKVRENDPAASYKPQGELVLVRDARQDPETGPLVLAWKFNVYAQQPVSRAYIYVDAHTGEVVLRDAIIKHATGGTATFATAYSGTRSLADETATGGYHLREYTRGLGIETYNMKKGTSYTAAVDFVDADNNWTAAEYNNANYDNVAGDAHFGAQSTYDYWKGVHGRNSYDNAGAKIKSYVHYSTSYENAYWDGAEMTYGDGATTFKPLTALDVCGHEIGHAVCQSTANLTYSNESGAMNEGLSDCWGASVEKYTCDILGLTKSTWDIGEDIMKAGGALRSMSNPNLYSQPALYKGKYWYTGTSDNGGVHTNSGVLNYWYYLISMGKTGTNELGKSFSVSALGITAAAKILFRTESVYMTASSTYANARSYSIQAATDLYGAGSTQVQAVTNAWYAVGVGAAYGGTTPPPTTSYCTSKGTSQSYEYIDLVNIGSINRTSGADGGYYNGSASSTSVAAGSSQTINFSAGFTGSAYTEYWSVYIDYNQNGVFTDAGELVVNGSSSSAGTLYSTFTVPTTAKNGSTRLRVVMSDNSGTTSCGSYSYGETEDYTLTITGGAAIAAAAAPASLAATTISGDAVLSLYPNPALTTLTLSLSSNAELTKVEVLDVRGAAVPAARYQGNGQLDVSGLAGGLYLLRASDGQHTFIQRFVKQ; the protein is encoded by the coding sequence ATGTCCGCCGCAACCCTCCCCCACCTGGCTAGCGCGCAAGACGGCCGCGTATCCCTCAAAGAGCTTGGCCGCGATGGCCAGCCTACCTTCATCCAGCTCTCGCCGGCCGGCCGCGCAGCTGCCCGCGCCGTCGATGGCGAGCTGGTCATCCGCCAGCAGCTGGCCCTGAGTACCAACGACCAGCTAAAGCCCGCCCGCGTCGAAACCGACCAGCTCGGGTTCAGCCACCAAAAATTTGAGCAGTACTACAAAGGCGTGAAGGTGGAGCACGCCACGTACACGGCCCACTCGCGCGGCGGCCAGATTGAGACGCTGAGCGGCGATTTTGAGAAAATAGGGACGGTAAACGTTGCGCCCGCGCTGAGCGCCGAGGCAGCCCTGGCCAAGGCAATGACCTTTGTGGGCGCCAAAAAGTACATGTGGCAGGATGCCCGCGAGGAAGCCGGCCTCAAAGTGCGCGAAAATGACCCCGCCGCCAGCTACAAGCCCCAGGGCGAGCTGGTACTGGTGCGCGACGCCCGCCAGGACCCCGAAACCGGCCCACTGGTGCTAGCCTGGAAATTTAACGTGTATGCCCAGCAGCCGGTAAGCCGCGCTTATATCTACGTCGATGCGCACACCGGCGAGGTGGTGCTGCGCGATGCCATCATTAAGCACGCCACCGGGGGCACCGCTACCTTCGCCACGGCCTACAGCGGCACCCGCTCACTGGCCGACGAAACTGCCACCGGCGGCTACCACCTGCGCGAGTACACCCGCGGCCTGGGCATCGAAACCTACAATATGAAGAAAGGCACCAGCTACACGGCGGCCGTTGACTTTGTGGATGCCGACAATAACTGGACGGCCGCCGAGTACAACAACGCCAACTACGATAATGTGGCCGGCGATGCGCATTTTGGCGCCCAAAGCACCTACGACTACTGGAAAGGCGTGCATGGCCGCAACAGCTACGACAACGCCGGGGCTAAAATCAAGAGCTACGTGCACTACAGCACCAGCTACGAAAACGCTTATTGGGATGGTGCCGAGATGACCTACGGCGATGGCGCTACCACCTTCAAGCCCCTCACGGCGCTCGACGTGTGCGGCCACGAAATCGGCCACGCCGTGTGCCAGAGCACGGCCAACCTGACGTACTCCAACGAGTCGGGCGCCATGAACGAAGGCCTCTCTGACTGCTGGGGCGCCAGCGTGGAGAAATACACCTGCGACATCCTGGGCCTGACCAAGTCGACCTGGGATATTGGCGAGGACATTATGAAGGCTGGCGGCGCGCTGCGCTCGATGAGCAATCCTAACCTCTACAGCCAGCCCGCGCTCTACAAGGGCAAGTACTGGTATACCGGCACCAGCGACAACGGCGGCGTGCACACCAACTCGGGCGTGCTCAACTACTGGTACTACCTCATCAGCATGGGTAAAACCGGTACGAATGAGCTGGGTAAGTCCTTCTCGGTATCGGCGCTGGGTATTACGGCGGCCGCTAAGATTCTCTTCCGCACCGAGAGCGTGTACATGACGGCGTCTTCTACCTACGCCAATGCCCGTAGCTACTCCATTCAGGCCGCGACCGACCTCTACGGCGCGGGCTCGACCCAGGTGCAAGCCGTCACCAATGCCTGGTACGCGGTGGGCGTCGGAGCAGCCTACGGCGGCACTACCCCCCCGCCCACTACGAGCTACTGCACCAGCAAAGGCACCTCGCAGTCCTACGAGTACATTGACCTGGTGAACATTGGCAGCATCAACCGCACCAGCGGCGCCGATGGTGGCTACTACAATGGCTCGGCCAGCAGCACCAGCGTGGCTGCCGGCAGCAGCCAAACCATCAACTTCTCGGCTGGCTTCACGGGCTCGGCCTATACCGAGTACTGGAGTGTTTACATTGACTACAATCAGAACGGCGTGTTTACCGACGCCGGCGAGCTGGTAGTAAACGGCAGCAGCAGCAGCGCCGGCACGCTATACAGCACCTTTACGGTGCCTACTACGGCCAAAAACGGCAGCACCCGCCTGCGCGTAGTGATGAGCGATAACTCGGGCACTACCAGCTGCGGCAGCTACAGCTACGGCGAAACCGAGGATTATACCCTCACCATCACGGGTGGGGCGGCCATTGCTGCCGCTGCGGCCCCGGCTAGCCTCGCGGCCACGACCATTAGCGGCGACGCCGTGCTGAGCCTCTACCCCAACCCGGCCCTCACCACCCTCACCTTGTCGCTGAGCTCAAACGCCGAGCTGACCAAAGTAGAAGTGCTCGATGTGCGCGGCGCCGCCGTGCCGGCCGCCCGCTACCAGGGCAATGGCCAGCTCGATGTGTCGGGCCTGGCCGGTGGCCTCTACCTGCTGCGCGCCAGCGATGGCCAGCACACCTTCATCCAACGCTTTGTGAAGCAATAA